The genomic window CCGAGGCTTGATAACCGGGGGTGCGAGCGCTTCTCTCGGGTTCCTCATGCTTTCCTCCACCACGGTTTACGCGGTTGGCGCGCTGGGTCTTGGCGGCCCGAGCGTTTGGGAGCGAGCAGGTGTTCTTTGGTGTTGGCGAGGATGAGGCAGTCGTGACCGCCGAGATATGGATCGAGCGCTGGCGCAGCCGCAGGTCCGACCGACCGGTCCCCGACCCACAGGCAGCCATGCTCTTCGTCGCGGGTGTCGCGGTCCTCTTCTTCTGGGCTGGGAGTCAGCTACAACTGTGGTTGGGTGAACGCGGACTTCTCGCAGCCGAGTGGCTGCTGCTCTTCGTCCCGTCCGTGCTCGTGGTTTCGCTCTACGGGTTTGATCCGGTGCGTACGTTGTCACTTCGAAAGCCGTCGGGCCTAGGTGTCCTGGGCAGTGTCCTACTGATCATGGGCGCCGTGCCTCTGGTCTGGTTCATCGGCTGGATTCAGACGTTCATTTTTCCTGTGCCATGGGAACTGCTTGAGGGTCTGGAGGACCTGGTGACGGCGGACACGATGGGTCGTCTGGTCTGGTTGCTACTGCTTCTGGCTGTGACACCGGCAGTGTGCGAGGAAATCCTTTTTCGCGGGATGCTCCTCGGTGGCACGCGGACGCTCCAACCCTGGCGAATGATCGTGCTCAACGGGGTAGTCTTCGGAGCGTTCCATTTGTCCTTCGAAACGGCGATTCGATTTGTGCCGACTGCGACGCTCGGGATGGTGATCGCTTGGGCCGTCTGGCGGACCGGTTCCATCTGGGCGGGCGCGCTCATGCACTTCCTGAACAACGGCGCCATCGTCGCTCTCGCCTCCGCTCCCGCGGCGCAGAAACTCTTTGCGACTCCGGACGCACCGCCTCCGTGGTGGCTAGTTCCGGTGGGGGCGGTCCTCTTCGCGCTCGGGGCACGTATACTTCTGCGACACCAGACCCCTGTTGGGGTTGATGCATACACACTGATTGAG from Longimicrobiales bacterium includes these protein-coding regions:
- a CDS encoding type II CAAX endopeptidase family protein gives rise to the protein MFFGVGEDEAVVTAEIWIERWRSRRSDRPVPDPQAAMLFVAGVAVLFFWAGSQLQLWLGERGLLAAEWLLLFVPSVLVVSLYGFDPVRTLSLRKPSGLGVLGSVLLIMGAVPLVWFIGWIQTFIFPVPWELLEGLEDLVTADTMGRLVWLLLLLAVTPAVCEEILFRGMLLGGTRTLQPWRMIVLNGVVFGAFHLSFETAIRFVPTATLGMVIAWAVWRTGSIWAGALMHFLNNGAIVALASAPAAQKLFATPDAPPPWWLVPVGAVLFALGARILLRHQTPVGVDAYTLIEES